The Lutzomyia longipalpis isolate SR_M1_2022 chromosome 2, ASM2433408v1 DNA window gacaaaaatccTCCTCATGGATATTTgatccttatttttttttatttcatgagCCAAACACCTCAGTTGATGACTTGAGGGAGAGGAGCATCAAAATGTGCTGGCACCGTTTGCAGAGCATCGGCATCAGTACGCCCAGGGGAGCAATTCTGAGGCAAATAGACAAcaaagaaattacaaaaattgccaaaaagaattatatttgtaaaattttgtcaAGAAAAGCTTTacagaatttcacaaaatatattttttagcaaatataaataggaaaaaatatgACTTACCTTCGGTTGAACACGGTACGTGTCGACGCATTCAATTTTGAGCGGAACTGGCTCCACCTGGAAATCATATCCGTTCGACCGAACAATAAGGAGTGTGTGGAGTGGCACATTAATGTAGGGCACATCTTCGGGGGTTGTACCCATAAAATAGGCCATAATGCACCGCAAAACAGCCTGATGGGACACAACGAGAACTTCGGAGGCCGTTATCAGACCCTGCACGACGTTATCCACGCGCTGCAGGAGATCCAAATAGGATTCCCCGTGTGGGTATCGATACTTCAGCTTATCCTGATCCCGCCAGGCAAATTCCTGCGGGAAGCGCTCCTGAATCTCCTCGTACGTGAGTCCCTCACAGATACCCGCATTGATCTCATTGAGCTCCCTCAGGGCTGTCCTGGGGCCTGGAATGGCTCTTGCTGTGGCAATTGTACGCTCCAGTTCGGATGTCCAGATTAATTTTGGCGCCGGACAAGCAACTGCCAGGCGTTCAGCATACTTTGAACCCCTCTCCGAAAGTCCACTGTCCCCACCAATGCGTCCCATCATGTTGAACTTACTCTCACCATGTCGTGTGAAGTAGAATATGTGATCTTTGATCAGTGGACTTGCCAGCACACCCAGAATTGTCGTCTGGAGTGCCCCTTGAATTCCGCGTGCAGTAACAGAATGCAGTATGGGATTTGATGATGCATTGACTGCAATTAGGGGAGCTTCAAGTGGTGAGCAGGGCTCCAAAACGCCATAGTGGAgcattttctcctcaattgTGTGCCTCCAGTCGATGTTCTTGTCTGTCTTCTCGTAGAACTTCAGTGTACGCTCCATATTGTCCGCCACTTCGGCATCATCGCACGTAATCTCCACCAGGATGTGGTGGGAGGATGTTTCATTGCAGAAAGCTGTGATAATCTGGCGAGATTGCCTTGTAAGGTGCATCCCATCGATAATCTAGAACAGAATAAGAGAATTTTGCATGGTGACGTCaatgtttgtatttttggACAAATTTTCGGTATCTTTTCACAGCAGTTTCCTACAGGAAATGGGAAGGTCTCTTTAGCGATTTCTAGttcttcttttgattttctaaaatattgcGAATGTCTTGATTGTTTCCTCGAATGAAAGGTTTTCCATACAGAAacggataaactcctttgctCACATGTAATTCAGGGTTTAGGTAAACTACGTAAACtataattgtttattttcatacaaaaataactaagaaaatcagaattaattatttttgaataaaataacgTAGACAACATTTTCGATTAACCATGTGAAATCAAGATCAAATTTAGGCACacagaaataataatttttgcataaaataaatattttctctattttctacATCGTCAtggaagataaattttaattctaactcctttcattcatttattttatttattttgtctaCTCAAcctcaaaagaataaaattttcaataaattctctctATGAGCGataaattcatggaaaattgagGGCAAATTCACGAGTTTTTCTTCATGATCTTTCacattaatcataaaaaaaatctaatttctaCTCACAGCCACACTACTCCCACTCTGGAAATGTGCCAAGATCTCCTTCATCGTTTCAGGTGTTGCTGCTTCATCCACGGAAAATACTGCAAAAAGAATGTTAAATGTTATTAGTTCAATGTCATGTGAAGGACAAGGGGGAGTAAGTTGAAAAATGTTGGGGGTGGAATAAAAAAGCATTCAGCGGACACCCGGGTTTGAACCGGGGACCTCTCGATCTGCAGTCGAATGCTCTACGACTGAGCTATGCCCGCTCTGAAGCTTCCTCCGGCCAACACTTAACTCATTCTACCCGCGAGCTTTTGAGACTTTCGATAAGGTTCGCTTTCAGCGGGCATCGCCAGATTGTTTATCAAGCGAggcatttttttgtgctctGCGCGGGAATTTCTAAACCGGGTGTGGGGAATAAATTAGGCGGGAATTCCAGCAGTGCGCTAACAAAGAAATCTCTCTCACCTTTAGCTGATTCTCCTTTCCAGTTCAAATGCCGGGAGATGCGATGTGCTGCAAAAGATTTTCCTCTGCATGGCAGCCCAACGAGTGTTACCACAAGAGGGGCACTGAGGACACACGGCATTGTACTGCGTGCCATTTGATGTCCACCAGACACAGTCAAAGGTGAATCTGCGGAGAAGAAACAAAGTAAACATAACATTAGCAATCATGCCAATTAATCTTGCGGTCATATTGTTGCGGCAGAGGATACGGGAAGGTCAAACCTTTGGACATTTTTTGGCAACTCTTGATATATTGCAGAATTTGACGAAGAAACATTTCACTTGAATTCTCATTATCTCAAGTTTCtctgttttttctcactccaCCCACACACTTTAAAGAGTTATTctgttgtaagaaaaaaatgatttctttctttcaagaTTTCAGGGCCAAGGATTTGGCAAAAAAGTTTCCCAATAGTTTCTTTCTTCCAGCGGATCTCACTGAAATTGctatttaattggaaattgcCAGCCAATATGTAgcaaaggaataaaaaacaCCAAGACTTTCCTACACCGTGCAAAGTTTTTGTCTTGAGGgaaataacacaaaaatagaaaactaAAAGTGAAATCAAAATACTCTTTTCTCCGCACCTATTCTACACGCAATTGCTATTTTGACTGAAATTCTTTCCAGCCACGAGACGACGCAGAGCTTTCCGTGCCACCGCCACACTCCACCAACCCCCCTGGGGCCTAAGTTGTGTGTTCCGGCTTCTGCGGTGGAAGGAAACTCTCTGTAGCGCATGTGCTGGGATTTTCATGACCGCCAGCAATTATGATGTCCACGGTGATAATGTAAACATTCGTGGAAATTCAGCACACGCCGAAATGAAAGCCATATGGTGGagacaataaaagaaattatcaaataaatggaatttctAAGAGCTCATTGTGACATAAACCGCGACATTTTATTCATAGAAACGAtagaaacaaattatttatcgTTGGTACATTAATACGTGAGATAGTACGTAGTAGATGTGGAGTAAACTATAGTCGCTGTAGATGCAGAgagtttcaaaaattttaacggCCACTTATTAATAAAACTCAGAGAAAATATAGATCCCATCAAGAGCCTTATTTAAGGTTTAAatctaagaatttttgaagCAGTGTCTATAAAATCAAGACAGAacattccaaaaataattaaccAAGAGATACATAAACCACACCCCCATTGTAACTCATTTTGCTGTTTTATAAAGCAAATGCATCAAAGCTTCATTGATGCGATGTATCTTGACTCATGAAtaagaaatcaaaaagaaattcatgagatactcaaaatgaataaactcctttttattATGCGGATTTCTTAAAAcgtattgaattttattttacatgcTAATTTCAAATACTTCGCTTCAgagtgcaataaattttagcaTGAGGTAACCAATATCCATGATTAagcattaataaataatcagCTGgatttgggagattttttaCGTTTCAAAATTTGGGAAAAGGCAAAAACTCGCCAGGACAAAAACCTCACTGAAAGTCATTGATATTCTAGCAAATCTctgagaatttctttgattattttagcaatttcAGTCCCCGTGTTTTCGAATCTGCTGTTTTTTTCACGCCGACAAGATTGACTTTACAATGAGAATTAGATAGACAATCAAGAGTCTCGTAGAGCCAATGAACCCCTTTTCGCAGAGATTTTTGTCCGAAAGCTCACTGCCCCGCGGATTAACGTTCGAGAGATTGCCCATCTGGAGGACCATCTTGAATCTAATCAGCATTTTCCTCACGAGCCCCCGGACGAGAGGTGTACTCAAGAGGATTTGAACAAGATCATAAGTTACAAAATTCACGACAGGCGgctttttttgcttcactcCTAATCTCGTCTTCGATCTTTTTTCTGAAGCGTTGCGGGAAAAGTGGCTTCGTGGAAATAACACAAACACCTCTTCTGCGTTAGCTAATATAAAAGTGCTGATTGAGGACTTTTGTAAAGTTCAATGAAGTGGTGTGAGGAGGTATAGTAGGAAAAATAGAGAAGAGTTTATTGGCACAGCACAAGGTCAAGATCAAGTGGCTGCGAGAAAGCATCTCATCGTAAATTACGCGCTTACGATCTTTTGGGAATGGATTCTCCCATTCTGCgattagaattttcaatttctttgctaaaatttctctcttccaaatttgaataaattataattgttAATTTTGCTATTGATCTTACTCTGCTGGCTGATTTTTACTATTCCCACCTAGTAAACATCTTCCTCTGTATAAATTTGAAGATGATctccaaatattctttaaaaaaaaacatggggTCAATGCtattttaatgattctttTCAACTCCACAACTCCACCCATTTGGacaaaaagtcatttttctGCACCATTGAAAGCCACCCATCTCCTCAAACGTGCTATAATAATTTCATCtgtgaaatgaaagaaaatgagatcATCCAGGTTCTTGTGGTAAGAACAAAAGATCCACCTTTTTACTCAGCATACACTTTAAACTGCAACTATTGATCAATCTCAATCGTTCTTTGGTGTAGAgatctcaatttttccttcttctttcgAAAAAAACGCCTTCCTACatcatttcaaaagaaatataaaacacaaaagaaaACCAAACAATTTCCCCTCCCTCAAAGCAATTTAGTATGAACTTATTCATTGCTCTGTCGACGATTCAGCTTAACTTATAAAAAGAGTTAAACTCAAAGAAAGGTCAATGATAAAACAATATTcatttgagcaaaaaaaaatgagtaaagagaatacaagaaaaatgaGTCTCTTTTGTACCAAAACGACTTCATTTTCATGCTTCAATTGATCCTCATAATGCATTTTATGTATACACATACATAACACACCCAAGAACGGCTTCAAGTGCAAAAGAGACTTTGAGGaataaaaatagagaaaatatttttatacaatcCCATGTGGcggaaataattgaattttttcgcaaaattgCTGCTAtccaaaaaatttcaattagctCCATAATTATCGCTGATTGATACCAATTTTTTACTCTCCCATGCCTCCACCCTACCTTTAATTGATGAGGCCACAGAGTCTATTGAATGATagattgaaattaaaagtcTCGCACCAAATTTTTGAAGGCTCTGAAggttttctttctctcaattcCTCACACAGAAGTCTTGATTGTTGTTTATGCGATGTTAAGAAAAAGAGAGGGTTTCAACGCGATCTAATGATACAGTTTGAATGCTAAGCAGGATCTTGATGGTTTaataaatgtgagaaaatgctCTTCAGTGACATCATTTCGACAACATTGAAGAGTTACAAGCAACTCGCGATAAGTTTCGCTTTCACATCAACTGTGAGAACGTCACTCAATATAAATCGATGAGCGGGAAAAAATCTTCAGTGTATCTATGCCTTAGAAAAGTCTGTCCAGTGTGCTCGCAATGATTGTTGAAATCATTCAATTGAGAGTGAATGTAATGTAGTTCACCACAgataatattattaattatgtGAGTTTTCATTGAAAGTTTATTATGTCTTACTCAAAGACAGACGGAAAGACATccgtaaaaattaatataacaACCAATAAATTTAACTTACGTGGCAAGTAAttagagaataataaaattgacaaaccAGACATATCAATTACCTGTTTTATTACCTgataattattataatttttgaatgttaTTTTCTGAATTTCGTTTAActgattcatttttaaaatggtTTTTGtgtcttaaaaataatatttttggttaaaataacaaaagaaaattaaaaagaagtttgTCAATgatatattagaaaatttctattagtaatgattttttttctagaatattTTGGCTTCATTCTCGACTATTCTATATGGTTTAATTTGAAAcacttaaagaataaaattttctaaaattgaaGTAAATATCCTAATCCTCTTTATTAAAAACGTTTCACCTAAATATAacagttaagaaaaaaatcaatcaaacaatacaaaatttcattaaaaatatataagttaAATCCTTCTTAAagagaagtttaaaaaactaAGATTTTATGCAATAATTTGAGGCACCAGTGGAACATTATCAAATAATccgaaaattttaattcaaacaaGCCCCCATTTTGGCATCCATTGAAAACccataaattatgttttaagaCTTAAGCATCGAAATTCCTCTTTTGTCTGCATTTTAGAGCTTCTTCTTCATACGCTCTTTAGTGCGGGAAGCCACAATACCACCTCGTCTTGAATGAACCTCTTCTCTTTCAATCGAAATCTTCAAGATAACTACACCAACTATATGTGAATTGAATAGGAGAAGCATAATACATTGGCACTTTTGCACCATGTTTTATACTCTTATAAAATGTTGAGAGAGAAAtagagagagcgagagaagTTTGTATGGCAAATTTACTTGGAAGGCTTGGAAAAAGTAAAGACTCGTGGTGTTAGTGCTAGAGGAAGCGTTGCCGCCACAACTTCTTTATGAAACTCGTAGTGCCCCAACTGCCAGTCTGGTTTGGTATTTCAATTCGAGAGGTTGACTTTCTCATTTTGATATCGTGGACTCGAGAAGAAactccttcttctttttttttttctcagtaaTAGTcgattagaagaaaaaacccCGCGCCACATTTCATTGTGATCTTCACATCTTAACTCGTCTTCgaatttctatttttggtCTTAAGTCAGCTATTCCTGTTTAGCAATTCCTTGCAACTCACGACAACAGGGTCTTTTTTGTCgttctttttgcaaagaaagGAAAGCCTCCCAGAAGAGAAGGGAAAACCATCCAACAAGTTAAACGCGTTGTTTTCAATTGAATCAAACCACAATCAAGCGCGTAAGGaggaaataaatctttaaagtgAATTCAATTAACAAGAGTGCCTTTTCTCGagtaattttatcaaattgttGTGTGCAACATTGGTTGTATGTAATATTTGGTGTGTTGAGAGACATTGATACATATGCAAAGAAGAACCAAATGGGACTTGGAGACAAATGCAAACTAAACACTGATACAACGTTTAAATTCAGATTCAATTGAAAACTCTAAAAGCTCACTAAGCTATGGGCAAAAAGTGAATGCAGTGCGCAAAGAGCATCGtcttgagataaaaaaaagatattttgcagctctctctctttatttcACACGGCGCAAATTTTTCCAGTAAACCCATCGTCTCAggaattgaagaaagaaaatttttttcaacgagAAATTTCCCCCATTTGGAAATTCCTCACACCCACCCACGGAGTCTCTAATCAAGGAGAAAAAAGTGTGTTGACGTACGGaatctcaaaataaaaaaaaagcgaaaaggtagatatgaaaataatttcccataTGTATTGGTTTTATATAGAAAGttgttttaatattaaaattttaaaatattgccCCGTTCAGTGCACAAAGCAATCACAATGCTCCGCGAGACCAATAGCCATACAAGCAAAGTTCGCTATATTCAAGTCTTTTTGCTATTATGTGCGCAAAACTTTGCAATTTCACCTTTTTGCGTTTTGTTTTTCGGGAACCCCTAAAAGTTTAATCACTAAATCGTGTGCCACACGGATCAATTACATATCCCCCAAAGTGTCTCAACAGACACTCCTTTGtccattgattttttcttctactccTTCTCTTCCCTCCTCTAAAAGCTCTCGCGAGATAAGACACTAAAACAAATCGTTAAGTTCATATCCACAAGATTAATTGGTCAACAATAaaaaacgcggcataatattgaaaatatacataGCAGTATTGGTGAGAAAGATATATCTTGCAAATATCATGTGTAGCACGGCGCAATATTTCACATTATACCCAATTATCTTACGAAATCAAAAGTGAACTGAATTTATTGAAGTCCACCACATACAACGCTTAAAactcttatttttcttattttttaaaactctttttatCGCACAAAAATGCTGGTCTTGTGACTCATTTgtgtactttttttcttctttcatttttcctccAACTCTTTTCGCGACATACAGCACCGAAATAAGATCAGCAGCCagtttctctttcatttttctcgaAATGTACAAAAAGATTGTTGAgtgaaaatcatttcaaagGCCTCTCAtaatgaagaagaattaaagACGCAATAAAAATCGTGATCAGCGTCTTGGGAGATTATCGTGCTGGGGGCAAGAGTGTCAGGAAAAAGTGCTAAATTGATAATGGTTTTGAATACATCATCGTTTCATTTGCATGTAATTTTGTgcctttttaattaaaacccGTGCAGAATGCAgaaaattgcacttttcaGCGGTGAACTGGgtatttttgaaagttttttctcattttgagatggctaattaatttaaaattaaaaactgaaaattgtgaattttctattCGCAAATTATCATGCGTtta harbors:
- the LOC129791057 gene encoding 6-phosphofructo-2-kinase/fructose-2,6-bisphosphatase-like isoform X1, which gives rise to MAPIATVCEEQQSASSAEMSSVDASNGLVDDSPLTVSGGHQMARSTMPCVLSAPLVVTLVGLPCRGKSFAAHRISRHLNWKGESAKVFSVDEAATPETMKEILAHFQSGSSVAIIDGMHLTRQSRQIITAFCNETSSHHILVEITCDDAEVADNMERTLKFYEKTDKNIDWRHTIEEKMLHYGVLEPCSPLEAPLIAVNASSNPILHSVTARGIQGALQTTILGVLASPLIKDHIFYFTRHGESKFNMMGRIGGDSGLSERGSKYAERLAVACPAPKLIWTSELERTIATARAIPGPRTALRELNEINAGICEGLTYEEIQERFPQEFAWRDQDKLKYRYPHGESYLDLLQRVDNVVQGLITASEVLVVSHQAVLRCIMAYFMGTTPEDVPYINVPLHTLLIVRSNGYDFQVEPVPLKIECVDTYRVQPKNCSPGRTDADALQTVPAHFDAPLPQVIN
- the LOC129791057 gene encoding 6-phosphofructo-2-kinase/fructose-2,6-bisphosphatase-like isoform X2 — protein: MFLRQILQYIKSCQKMSKDSPLTVSGGHQMARSTMPCVLSAPLVVTLVGLPCRGKSFAAHRISRHLNWKGESAKVFSVDEAATPETMKEILAHFQSGSSVAIIDGMHLTRQSRQIITAFCNETSSHHILVEITCDDAEVADNMERTLKFYEKTDKNIDWRHTIEEKMLHYGVLEPCSPLEAPLIAVNASSNPILHSVTARGIQGALQTTILGVLASPLIKDHIFYFTRHGESKFNMMGRIGGDSGLSERGSKYAERLAVACPAPKLIWTSELERTIATARAIPGPRTALRELNEINAGICEGLTYEEIQERFPQEFAWRDQDKLKYRYPHGESYLDLLQRVDNVVQGLITASEVLVVSHQAVLRCIMAYFMGTTPEDVPYINVPLHTLLIVRSNGYDFQVEPVPLKIECVDTYRVQPKNCSPGRTDADALQTVPAHFDAPLPQVIN